In candidate division KSB1 bacterium, the following proteins share a genomic window:
- a CDS encoding transposase, with the protein MKYNGYGHGMSCPNRRSIRLKGYDYSRPGAYFITIVTQDRECLFGAVVAGIMYLNDAGCMVWECWRMIPQHFPNVRLDAFIVMPNHVHGIIVIVETDDVDNAAPANTVGAGLVPAQNGIDQNRATTRVAPTVAPTVAPTVAPTVAPTVAPTVGPTVGDIVGAFKSITTVSYIRGVKQLGWPPFRGRVWQRNYYEHIIRDDESMDRIREYIVNNPLKWTLDHENPTIIGATHASPQQENQP; encoded by the coding sequence ATGAAATACAATGGGTACGGGCACGGCATGTCGTGCCCCAATCGCCGCAGCATCCGCCTGAAGGGATACGATTATTCCCGACCCGGCGCCTATTTCATCACCATCGTCACGCAGGACCGCGAATGTTTGTTCGGCGCGGTCGTGGCCGGAATAATGTATTTGAACGACGCCGGGTGCATGGTTTGGGAATGTTGGCGCATGATTCCGCAACATTTTCCCAACGTCCGATTGGACGCGTTTATCGTTATGCCCAACCACGTGCACGGAATTATTGTCATCGTCGAAACGGACGACGTTGACAACGCCGCCCCGGCCAATACCGTAGGGGCGGGCCTCGTGCCCGCCCAAAACGGGATTGACCAAAATCGGGCAACCACAAGGGTTGCCCCAACGGTCGCCCCAACGGTTGCCCCAACGGTCGCCCCAACGGTCGCCCCAACGGTCGCCCCAACGGTCGGCCCAACGGTCGGCGATATTGTCGGCGCGTTCAAATCCATAACCACGGTTTCCTATATACGCGGCGTCAAACAATTGGGTTGGCCGCCGTTTCGCGGCCGGGTCTGGCAACGCAACTATTACGAACACATTATCCGCGATGACGAATCGATGGATCGCATTCGCGAATATATCGTCAACAACCCGCTGAAATGGACGCTGGATCACGAAAACCCGACTATAATAGGCGCGACGCATGCGTCGCCGCAACAGGAAAACCAACCATGA
- a CDS encoding type I restriction endonuclease subunit R, translating into MTHLTESIVEQAALDWLEACGWQIAHGPDISPTGDTLTLPLSQRERESYSEVVLAQRLRDALARLNPDLPAEALEDAFRKLTRPEGADLLQRNRAVHRLLVNGVTVEYRTAEGEVRGAQARVIDFDDPDADDWLAVNQFSVTERRGDSRIAPTRRPDVVLFVNGLPLAVIELKNAADENATIWSAFQQLQTYQAEIPSLFASNEVLVVSDGVEARVGVVGAGREWFKPWRTIGGEALAPETMPQLQVVLEGVFEKRRFLDLVRDFIVFEDDGSGRLVKKMAGYHQFHAVQAAVRETLRAAARENRIDDQAGRYESGRKPGGKPGDRRIGVVWHTQGSGKSLTMAFYAGRIIREPAMENPTLVVLTDRNDLDDQLFGTFSRCRDLLRQPPVQAESRAHLRQLLSVQAGGVVFTTIHKFLPIGEVEAAGAGATVGAAVGVGADLVSVHAQTGSTTKGGPMLSDRRNIVVIADEAHRSQYDFIDGFARHMRDALPNASFIGFTGTPIEKADANTRAVFGEYISVYDIQRAVEDGATVPIYYESRLAKLALDEAERPKIDPDFEEVTEGEEVERKEKLKTKWAQLEAVVGTEKRLRLVAQDIVDHFEKRLEVMDGKALVVCMSRRICVELYRELVKLRPAWEDDDDARGVIKVVMTGSAADPPEWQAHIRNKPRREALANRFRDPNDPFKVVIVRDMWLTGFDCPSLHTMYIDKPMRGHGLMQAIARVNRVFRDKPGGLVVDYLGLAHELKAALATYTESGGTGRTAVKQEEAVALMLEKYEVCCGLFHGFDRSRWVTGTSAERLGLLPAAQEHILAQENGKDRCIRAVRELSQAFALAVPHEEALRIRDDVAFFQAVQAGLSKRAPGEARPEDELDHAIRQIISRAVAPEGVVDIFAAAGLKKPDISILSDEFLAEVRGMPHKNLAVELLQKLLKGEITTRRRKNLVQARSFAEMLEQTIRRYQNRAIEAAQVIEELIALAKEMREADARGDKLNLSEEELAFYDALETNDSAVKVLGDETLRTIARELVATVRNNVTVDWTLRENVRAQLRVLVKRILRKYGYPPDKQEKATQTVLEQAELLSAEWATA; encoded by the coding sequence ATGACGCACCTGACCGAATCTATTGTCGAACAAGCCGCCCTCGATTGGCTGGAGGCCTGCGGCTGGCAGATCGCCCACGGGCCGGACATATCGCCTACCGGCGATACCCTCACCCTACCCCTCTCCCAGAGGGAGAGGGAAAGTTACAGCGAGGTGGTGCTGGCGCAACGCCTGCGCGATGCCCTCGCGCGCCTGAATCCTGACCTTCCCGCCGAGGCGCTGGAGGACGCCTTTCGCAAGCTCACCCGTCCCGAAGGCGCGGACCTGCTCCAGCGCAACCGCGCCGTGCACCGGCTGCTGGTAAACGGCGTGACGGTCGAGTACCGCACGGCCGAGGGCGAGGTCCGCGGCGCCCAAGCGCGGGTGATCGACTTTGACGATCCCGACGCCGACGACTGGCTGGCGGTCAACCAGTTCAGCGTCACGGAACGCCGGGGCGACTCTCGAATCGCCCCGACCCGCCGGCCGGACGTGGTGCTGTTCGTCAACGGCCTGCCCCTGGCGGTGATCGAATTAAAGAACGCCGCCGACGAAAACGCCACCATCTGGAGCGCCTTTCAGCAGCTCCAGACCTACCAGGCCGAGATTCCCTCGCTGTTCGCGTCCAATGAAGTGCTGGTCGTTTCCGACGGCGTCGAGGCGCGCGTCGGCGTCGTGGGCGCGGGTCGCGAATGGTTCAAGCCCTGGCGGACCATTGGCGGCGAAGCCCTTGCACCCGAGACCATGCCCCAATTACAGGTGGTGCTCGAAGGGGTGTTCGAAAAACGCCGGTTTCTCGATTTGGTGCGCGACTTTATCGTCTTTGAGGACGACGGCAGCGGCCGGCTCGTCAAAAAGATGGCCGGCTACCATCAGTTCCACGCCGTGCAGGCGGCGGTGCGCGAGACGCTGCGCGCGGCGGCGCGGGAGAATCGGATTGATGATCAGGCCGGCCGCTATGAATCGGGCCGCAAGCCCGGCGGCAAACCGGGTGACCGGCGCATCGGCGTGGTCTGGCACACGCAGGGCTCGGGCAAGAGCCTGACCATGGCCTTTTACGCCGGCCGCATCATCCGCGAACCGGCGATGGAGAACCCGACCCTCGTCGTGCTCACCGACCGCAACGACCTCGACGATCAGCTCTTCGGCACTTTTTCGCGTTGTCGGGACCTGCTGCGCCAGCCGCCCGTGCAGGCGGAGAGCCGCGCGCATCTGCGGCAGCTTCTCTCCGTGCAGGCCGGCGGCGTGGTCTTTACCACCATCCACAAATTTTTGCCCATTGGGGAGGTAGAGGCGGCAGGGGCAGGGGCAACGGTAGGGGCGGCGGTAGGGGTAGGGGCAGACCTTGTGTCTGTCCACGCCCAGACGGGGTCAACCACAAAGGGTGGTCCTATGTTGTCCGACCGCCGCAACATCGTGGTCATCGCCGACGAAGCGCACCGCAGCCAGTACGACTTTATCGACGGCTTTGCGCGCCACATGCGCGACGCTCTGCCCAACGCCTCGTTCATCGGCTTCACCGGCACGCCCATCGAAAAAGCCGACGCCAACACCCGCGCCGTGTTCGGCGAATACATCAGCGTCTATGATATTCAACGGGCCGTGGAGGACGGTGCCACGGTGCCGATCTATTACGAAAGCCGCCTGGCCAAGCTTGCGCTCGACGAGGCCGAGCGGCCCAAGATCGACCCGGACTTTGAGGAAGTTACCGAAGGCGAGGAGGTCGAGCGCAAGGAAAAGCTGAAGACCAAGTGGGCGCAGCTCGAGGCCGTCGTGGGAACCGAAAAGCGGTTGAGGCTCGTCGCCCAGGACATTGTCGACCACTTTGAGAAGCGGCTCGAAGTCATGGACGGCAAGGCGCTGGTGGTCTGCATGAGCCGCCGCATCTGCGTCGAGCTGTACCGTGAGCTGGTGAAACTGCGTCCCGCCTGGGAGGACGACGATGACGCACGCGGCGTGATCAAGGTAGTCATGACCGGTTCCGCCGCTGACCCGCCGGAGTGGCAGGCGCACATCCGCAACAAGCCGCGGCGCGAGGCGCTGGCCAACCGCTTCCGTGATCCGAATGATCCGTTCAAGGTCGTCATCGTGCGCGACATGTGGCTCACCGGTTTCGACTGCCCCAGTCTGCACACCATGTACATCGACAAGCCGATGCGCGGCCACGGACTGATGCAGGCGATCGCGCGGGTGAACCGCGTCTTCCGCGACAAGCCCGGCGGTCTGGTTGTGGACTATTTGGGTCTGGCTCATGAACTCAAGGCGGCGCTCGCAACGTACACCGAAAGCGGCGGCACCGGCCGCACGGCCGTGAAGCAGGAGGAGGCTGTCGCTCTGATGCTGGAAAAGTATGAGGTATGCTGCGGCCTGTTCCATGGGTTTGACCGGTCACGATGGGTGACCGGCACATCCGCCGAACGGCTCGGTCTCCTGCCGGCGGCGCAGGAGCACATCCTGGCGCAGGAGAACGGCAAGGATCGCTGCATCCGCGCCGTGCGCGAGCTGTCGCAGGCGTTCGCCCTGGCCGTTCCGCACGAAGAGGCGCTGCGCATCCGTGACGACGTGGCCTTCTTCCAGGCCGTGCAGGCGGGTCTCTCCAAGCGCGCGCCGGGAGAAGCCCGTCCGGAAGATGAACTGGACCACGCCATCCGCCAAATTATTTCGCGCGCCGTTGCCCCGGAAGGCGTCGTCGACATCTTTGCCGCCGCCGGCTTGAAAAAGCCGGACATTTCCATCCTTTCCGACGAGTTCCTCGCTGAGGTGCGCGGCATGCCGCACAAGAACCTCGCGGTCGAGCTGCTGCAGAAACTGTTAAAGGGGGAGATCACGACGCGGCGGCGCAAGAACCTGGTGCAGGCGCGCTCCTTCGCCGAGATGCTGGAGCAGACCATCCGCCGCTATCAGAATCGGGCGATCGAAGCGGCGCAGGTCATCGAGGAGCTGATCGCGCTGGCGAAAGAGATGCGGGAGGCCGACGCCCGCGGCGACAAGCTGAATCTGAGCGAGGAGGAGCTGGCGTTCTACGACGCGCTGGAGACGAACGACAGCGCGGTCAAGGTGCTGGGCGACGAGACGCTGCGGACGATCGCGCGCGAGCTGGTCGCCACTGTCCGCAACAACGTCACCGTCGACTGGACCCTGCGGGAGAACGTGCGCGCACAGCTGCGCGTGCTGGTCAAGCGCATCCTGCGCAAGTACGGGTACCCACCGGACAAGCAGGAAAAGGCGACCCAGACCGTGCTCGAACAGGCCGAGCTGTTGTCTGCGGAATGGGCGACCGCATGA
- a CDS encoding DoxX family protein: protein MSNRFEKTERQIIRWMSRWGILLLRISLGIVFFWFGLLKFFPGLSPAQELAVRTISVLSFGLLPAKVSLLILATWEVLIGLGLIFGVQLRLTLLLLFLQMLGTMTPLLLFPHEVFTRIPYAPTLEGQYIIKNIVIISAGFVIGSTLKKRDSN, encoded by the coding sequence ATGAGCAATCGATTCGAAAAAACGGAACGACAAATCATTCGCTGGATGAGCCGATGGGGAATACTATTGCTGAGAATCAGCCTCGGCATCGTCTTCTTTTGGTTCGGGTTATTGAAATTCTTTCCCGGCCTCAGCCCGGCGCAGGAGCTGGCGGTGCGCACCATCAGCGTGCTGAGCTTTGGTCTTTTGCCGGCAAAAGTCTCCCTTCTCATTCTGGCGACGTGGGAAGTCCTGATCGGCCTCGGCTTGATTTTCGGCGTACAGCTGCGGCTCACGCTTCTGCTCCTCTTTCTGCAGATGCTGGGCACCATGACGCCGCTGCTGCTGTTTCCGCACGAGGTCTTTACCCGCATTCCCTATGCGCCTACTTTGGAGGGGCAGTACATTATCAAAAACATCGTCATCATCAGTGCCGGATTCGTGATTGGTTCCACGCTCAAAAAGAGGGATTCAAACTAA
- a CDS encoding acetylxylan esterase: MKAFLVLWLVMSVSLSAQNLLPEQWKFKIGDDPAWASVDLSDADWGTVKAGELWESQGFPGYDGFAWYRVQVVVPSALRGKAEKYGGLVLRLAKIDDADETYFNGKLIGRTGQMPPDYVGRYDALRNYSIPSELIRWDQPNVIAVRVYDHGGGGGIYSGTPLLTVKGLTDLVLIRPKLGPQDHIFLNVKNITVPVELTNNSDENIAGVLSLEVVSDFKKPVAKTSQPVKLKAKSSRRTEFRLSAPEPGFYVAVVSLGSPIVTISHRFGFGVDPEKIVSPTDARADFADYWARAKRELAAVDPQYKMTRIDSLCSDKREVFLVEMRSLGNVLIRGWYARPTAPGKYPAILHVQGYSTNMQPAWIYQGDDMVALGLNIRGHGNSRDNVDPGFPGYLLHQLADKETYIYRGAYMDCIRAVDFLVSRPEVDASRIAVEGGSQGGALSFATAALDRDRIAACAPDVPFLSDFPDYFQVAAWPGNEFYSWVEKNPQIGWEKVYETLSYIDIKNLAPWIKAPLRMAVGLLDETCPPHINFAAYNQVSSPKSFVVYPYSGHALPPANWTAKMEWIKTQLGVK, encoded by the coding sequence ATGAAAGCCTTTTTGGTCCTGTGGTTAGTGATGTCGGTTTCTCTTTCGGCGCAGAATCTGTTGCCCGAACAATGGAAATTCAAAATCGGCGACGATCCGGCATGGGCGTCCGTCGATCTGTCGGATGCCGACTGGGGAACCGTCAAGGCCGGAGAGTTATGGGAATCGCAGGGGTTTCCGGGTTATGACGGCTTTGCCTGGTACCGCGTGCAGGTCGTCGTCCCCTCTGCCTTGAGGGGCAAGGCGGAAAAATACGGCGGACTCGTCCTGCGCCTGGCCAAAATCGATGACGCCGACGAGACCTATTTCAACGGCAAGCTGATCGGCCGCACCGGCCAAATGCCGCCGGACTATGTCGGCCGTTACGATGCCTTGCGCAACTATTCCATTCCCTCCGAGCTGATCCGCTGGGATCAGCCGAACGTGATCGCCGTGCGCGTCTATGATCACGGCGGCGGAGGCGGCATTTACAGCGGCACGCCGCTGCTGACCGTTAAAGGCTTGACCGATCTGGTGCTCATCAGGCCGAAGCTCGGCCCGCAAGATCACATCTTTTTGAACGTCAAGAACATCACGGTACCTGTGGAATTGACCAATAACTCCGACGAAAACATTGCCGGCGTCTTGAGCCTGGAGGTCGTCAGCGACTTTAAGAAACCGGTCGCTAAAACCTCCCAACCGGTCAAGCTCAAGGCCAAGAGCAGCAGGCGGACTGAATTCAGGCTGTCCGCCCCGGAACCCGGCTTTTACGTTGCCGTGGTGTCGCTCGGCAGTCCCATTGTGACGATCTCTCACCGTTTCGGCTTCGGCGTCGACCCCGAAAAAATCGTTTCGCCGACCGACGCCCGCGCCGATTTTGCCGACTATTGGGCGCGCGCCAAGCGCGAGCTGGCGGCCGTCGACCCGCAGTACAAAATGACGCGCATCGACAGTCTTTGCAGCGACAAGCGGGAGGTCTTTCTCGTCGAGATGCGCTCGCTGGGCAATGTCCTGATCCGCGGCTGGTATGCCCGACCGACGGCGCCGGGGAAATATCCGGCCATTCTGCACGTCCAGGGTTACAGCACGAACATGCAGCCCGCCTGGATCTATCAGGGGGACGACATGGTCGCGCTCGGGCTCAACATCCGCGGCCACGGCAACAGCCGCGACAACGTCGATCCTGGATTCCCCGGCTATCTGCTGCATCAACTGGCCGACAAGGAGACCTATATCTACCGCGGCGCCTATATGGACTGCATCCGCGCCGTCGATTTCCTCGTTTCGCGGCCGGAGGTCGACGCGTCGCGCATCGCCGTCGAAGGCGGCAGCCAGGGCGGCGCCCTCAGTTTTGCCACCGCGGCGCTGGACCGCGACCGCATTGCCGCCTGCGCGCCCGACGTGCCGTTCCTATCGGATTTCCCCGATTATTTCCAAGTCGCCGCCTGGCCGGGCAACGAGTTCTACAGCTGGGTCGAAAAGAATCCGCAGATCGGCTGGGAAAAGGTCTATGAGACGCTGAGCTACATCGACATCAAGAACTTGGCGCCGTGGATCAAGGCGCCGCTGCGCATGGCGGTCGGCCTGCTCGACGAAACCTGCCCCCCGCACATCAACTTTGCCGCCTACAATCAGGTCTCGTCGCCCAAATCTTTCGTCGTTTATCCCTACAGCGGCCATGCCCTGCCGCCCGCCAATTGGACGGCGAAAATGGAATGGATCAAGACGCAGCTGGGCGTAAAATAA
- a CDS encoding Gfo/Idh/MocA family oxidoreductase: MKRREFLKTTAALSAATIVPRHVLGGSGYRAPSDKLNLAGVGVGGVGKSYLENLESENIVALCDVDWEYAKPVFEKYPQARRFKDFREMLEAMPEIDGVVIGTPDHTHAVIAMEALRRKKHVYCAKPLTRTIAEARALTAAAKAAGVATQMSIQMNAIEEHRLLAEWIAAGVIGDVREVHIWSNRPIWPQGIPRPQEIPSVPPALDWGLWIGPAPFRPYHPAYHPFNFRGWYDFGTGALGDMGCHQFDPVVKALKLEQPTSIYACSTELFEETYPKASVIYYDFPARYGMPPVKVVWYDGGLKPERPLELEDEREFGEWNGGILWIGDKGKILSHATGQSPRLLPESRMKSFKKPPKTLPRSIGHYEEWIVACKGGAPAGADFAYGGPLTELVLLGNIALRIQKRLYWDGQAKRFTNSDEANKLIEEPYHNGWSL, translated from the coding sequence ATGAAGCGAAGAGAATTTTTAAAGACTACGGCGGCGCTTTCCGCGGCGACGATCGTGCCGCGTCACGTTTTGGGCGGCAGCGGCTATAGGGCGCCCAGCGATAAATTGAACCTTGCGGGCGTCGGTGTCGGCGGCGTCGGCAAAAGCTATCTGGAGAACCTGGAAAGCGAAAACATTGTTGCGCTGTGCGATGTGGATTGGGAGTACGCCAAGCCGGTTTTCGAAAAGTATCCGCAGGCGCGCCGCTTTAAGGATTTTCGCGAAATGCTGGAGGCAATGCCCGAGATCGACGGCGTGGTCATCGGCACGCCGGATCACACCCATGCGGTCATCGCCATGGAGGCGCTGCGCCGCAAAAAGCACGTCTATTGCGCCAAGCCGCTGACGCGCACGATTGCCGAAGCCCGCGCCTTGACGGCCGCCGCCAAAGCCGCCGGTGTCGCGACGCAAATGAGCATCCAAATGAACGCCATCGAAGAGCATCGCCTGCTGGCCGAATGGATCGCCGCGGGCGTCATCGGCGACGTGCGCGAGGTGCACATTTGGTCGAACCGGCCGATCTGGCCGCAGGGTATTCCGCGACCGCAGGAAATTCCCTCGGTGCCTCCGGCGCTCGATTGGGGGCTGTGGATCGGACCGGCGCCGTTTCGGCCGTATCATCCCGCCTACCATCCCTTTAATTTCCGCGGCTGGTACGATTTCGGCACCGGCGCGCTCGGCGACATGGGCTGTCATCAGTTCGATCCGGTGGTCAAGGCGCTCAAACTCGAGCAACCGACCAGCATCTATGCCTGCTCCACCGAGCTTTTCGAGGAAACCTATCCCAAGGCCTCCGTCATCTATTACGATTTTCCGGCGCGCTACGGCATGCCGCCGGTCAAGGTGGTTTGGTACGACGGCGGTCTGAAACCCGAGCGTCCCCTGGAGCTCGAAGACGAGCGCGAGTTCGGCGAATGGAACGGCGGTATTCTGTGGATCGGCGACAAGGGTAAAATCCTCAGCCACGCCACAGGTCAATCGCCGCGGCTGCTTCCGGAAAGCCGCATGAAGAGCTTTAAAAAGCCGCCCAAGACGTTGCCGCGCTCCATCGGCCATTACGAAGAATGGATTGTCGCCTGCAAGGGCGGCGCACCGGCAGGCGCCGATTTCGCCTACGGCGGACCGTTGACCGAATTGGTCCTGCTCGGTAATATCGCCTTGCGGATACAGAAACGCCTGTACTGGGACGGCCAGGCCAAGCGCTTTACCAACAGCGACGAGGCCAACAAGCTGATCGAAGAACCCTATCACAACGGCTGGAGTCTGTAA
- a CDS encoding methyltransferase — MTSRERILAALNHDQPDRPPIDLGGHRSSGIMAIAYKKLKDYLGIKTGDVYVYDVIQQLAIVEPPVLDEFGVDVVELGRGFLTDEADWKEWHLPDGTPCKIPAYVQMEKRGDDWLLLNKLGRPVGIQKKGCLYFEQLEYPLANRNFAEEDFSDLEKHLGEGMWSVPSPGGHLSLEGDDLKRLAEGAKKLRDSTDRAVVGLFGGNLFETPQSLYRMDNYLTYLMLCPEQCLRLSEKLTEIYLHNLEKYLSAVGSFIDVILFGDDLGRQNGPLISPEMYREFYKPFHRKMWRRVKELADVKIMLHSCGSVEPFLDDLIDAGLDAVNPVQITAAGMDARILKEKYGERLTFWGGGCDTQRILPYASTEEVRAHVRRQVSVLYRGGGFVFQQVHNIMANVPPQNIAAMFQEINRRVEKWI; from the coding sequence ATGACCTCCCGCGAACGTATTCTTGCGGCGCTCAACCATGATCAACCGGATCGTCCGCCGATCGACCTGGGCGGCCATCGATCTTCCGGCATTATGGCGATCGCCTACAAAAAGCTGAAGGACTATCTGGGCATCAAGACGGGCGATGTCTATGTCTACGACGTCATCCAGCAATTGGCGATCGTCGAACCGCCGGTGTTGGACGAGTTCGGCGTCGACGTCGTCGAGTTGGGCCGCGGCTTTCTAACCGACGAGGCCGATTGGAAAGAATGGCACCTGCCCGACGGTACGCCGTGCAAAATTCCCGCTTACGTGCAGATGGAGAAACGCGGCGACGATTGGCTGCTGCTCAATAAATTGGGGCGGCCGGTAGGGATTCAGAAAAAAGGCTGCCTGTACTTTGAGCAACTCGAGTATCCCTTGGCGAACCGCAACTTTGCCGAAGAGGATTTTAGCGACCTCGAAAAGCACCTGGGAGAAGGCATGTGGTCGGTGCCGTCCCCCGGCGGCCACTTGTCGCTCGAAGGGGATGATTTGAAACGTCTGGCTGAAGGGGCTAAAAAGCTGCGCGACTCGACCGACCGCGCCGTCGTCGGGCTGTTCGGCGGCAACCTGTTCGAGACGCCCCAGAGCCTCTACCGCATGGACAATTATCTCACCTATTTGATGCTTTGCCCGGAACAGTGTCTGCGCCTTTCCGAAAAGCTGACCGAAATCTATCTGCACAATCTGGAAAAGTATCTTTCGGCAGTAGGTTCTTTTATCGACGTCATTCTCTTCGGCGATGATCTGGGCAGACAAAACGGCCCGCTCATTTCGCCGGAAATGTATCGTGAATTTTACAAACCTTTTCACCGCAAAATGTGGCGGCGCGTCAAAGAATTAGCGGACGTGAAAATCATGCTGCACAGTTGCGGCAGCGTCGAGCCGTTTCTCGACGACCTGATCGACGCCGGACTGGACGCCGTCAATCCGGTGCAGATCACTGCCGCCGGCATGGATGCCCGAATCTTGAAGGAAAAATACGGCGAACGGCTCACGTTCTGGGGCGGCGGCTGCGATACGCAGAGGATTTTGCCCTATGCCTCGACGGAAGAGGTGAGAGCGCATGTGCGCCGACAGGTGAGCGTCCTCTATCGCGGCGGCGGGTTTGTCTTTCAGCAGGTGCATAACATTATGGCCAACGTGCCGCCGCAAAACATCGCGGCGATGTTTCAGGAAATCAATCGGAGGGTTGAAAAATGGATTTGA
- a CDS encoding lipocalin family protein — protein sequence MDLKHAVVLFLLLGAAALYASPITVPFVDLNRYEGTWYEIAKIPNRFQKSCVRNTTATYRLLPNGRVEVINKCQKENGKETRIKGIAKVVDATSNARLKVSFVRFFWKNWFYGDYWIIGLDEEYRWAIVGTPSRKYGWILAREKTLTDAQRAEIFNILQKQGYNPDEFVETPQN from the coding sequence ATGGATTTGAAGCATGCCGTCGTTTTGTTCTTGCTTTTGGGGGCGGCAGCGCTGTATGCATCGCCCATCACGGTGCCGTTCGTAGATCTCAATCGATACGAGGGCACTTGGTATGAGATTGCCAAAATTCCCAACCGATTCCAAAAAAGCTGTGTCAGGAACACAACCGCAACCTATCGACTGCTTCCCAACGGTCGTGTCGAAGTGATCAACAAGTGTCAAAAAGAAAACGGCAAAGAGACCAGGATCAAAGGCATTGCCAAAGTCGTGGATGCAACTTCCAATGCCCGGTTGAAAGTCAGTTTTGTCCGCTTCTTTTGGAAAAACTGGTTCTACGGCGACTATTGGATCATCGGTCTGGATGAAGAGTATCGGTGGGCAATCGTCGGCACGCCGAGCCGCAAATACGGCTGGATTTTGGCGCGCGAGAAAACGCTGACCGATGCCCAGCGCGCCGAAATCTTTAACATTCTGCAGAAGCAGGGCTATAATCCGGATGAGTTTGTCGAAACGCCGCAGAATTAA
- a CDS encoding right-handed parallel beta-helix repeat-containing protein — protein sequence MKFITPLGLCLVVLAVASGPLQSRSFYLSPFGWDGASGGPDSPWRTLERLQAAAPCAGDSIFLQGGAVFHGRLVIAGDGCSERGLLISSYGCGRAVIITNDSSAVTVRNLNHVIIRDLEVMSRDRTANHGFGIQVVNDLPGAPRLKNVSIENVIAHGFKWAGIYVGGVPTNLPGFVAPAGCRYGFEKVRIENCVAYDNVYYGIYVSAPWSQYAELTDYGNADVVIRDCAAYDNPGDPTFTENHSGSGIMLDDTAGGLIEYCVAYRNGALNAGRNGGPVGIWTHASTRVTIQYCESFSNRTGGAADGGGFDLDGGVSRSVIQYCYSHDNDGAGFLIWEWGGVRQLEQDTVRWCISVNDGRRHTYGAVHIGTSWKSVRDIVIHNNTLLMNQAPNGEPCVVWISGKTNERIHVCNNLMVSFDGIPLVNIRARQKELRFLGNGYWVNDGRFVFKQGNKTFSSFADWRRATGMETLQGRTTAVIADPGFDPYRIGETVGYPRRLCNLKSCRLSGDSPFCRAGLSFFELKISPAPFDFWGTPTPANLPPSIGAWQCP from the coding sequence ATGAAGTTCATCACTCCGTTAGGACTCTGCCTGGTCGTTCTGGCGGTTGCATCCGGCCCGCTGCAGTCGCGCAGCTTTTATCTCAGTCCGTTCGGATGGGACGGCGCAAGCGGAGGGCCGGACTCCCCCTGGCGCACGCTGGAGCGTCTGCAGGCCGCCGCGCCCTGCGCCGGCGATTCGATCTTTCTTCAGGGCGGCGCCGTTTTCCACGGCCGACTTGTCATCGCCGGCGACGGATGCAGCGAAAGAGGCCTGCTGATCTCCTCTTACGGCTGCGGTCGCGCCGTCATAATCACCAATGATTCCTCCGCCGTTACGGTGCGTAATCTGAACCACGTCATCATCCGCGATTTGGAAGTCATGAGCCGCGACCGTACCGCCAACCACGGCTTCGGCATTCAAGTGGTCAATGATCTGCCCGGTGCGCCCCGTCTTAAAAATGTATCCATTGAGAACGTCATCGCGCACGGCTTCAAATGGGCGGGCATCTATGTCGGCGGCGTGCCTACCAACTTGCCGGGATTCGTCGCGCCCGCAGGCTGCCGATATGGATTCGAAAAGGTGCGAATTGAAAACTGCGTCGCTTATGACAATGTCTATTACGGCATTTACGTCTCCGCACCCTGGTCACAGTACGCCGAGTTGACCGATTACGGCAACGCCGATGTCGTCATCCGCGACTGCGCCGCATACGACAACCCCGGCGACCCGACGTTTACCGAGAACCACAGCGGCTCCGGCATCATGCTCGATGATACTGCAGGAGGGCTGATCGAATACTGCGTCGCTTATCGCAACGGCGCGCTCAACGCCGGCCGAAACGGCGGCCCGGTCGGCATTTGGACGCACGCTTCGACGCGGGTAACCATTCAGTACTGCGAATCGTTCTCCAACCGCACCGGCGGCGCGGCCGACGGCGGCGGCTTTGATCTCGACGGCGGCGTTAGTCGCTCGGTCATTCAGTACTGCTACAGCCACGATAACGACGGCGCCGGATTTCTGATTTGGGAATGGGGCGGCGTCCGGCAGTTGGAACAGGACACCGTCCGCTGGTGCATCAGCGTCAACGACGGCCGCCGTCACACCTACGGCGCCGTGCATATCGGCACTTCCTGGAAATCCGTACGGGACATTGTTATCCACAACAACACCTTGCTCATGAATCAAGCGCCCAACGGCGAACCGTGCGTCGTTTGGATCAGCGGCAAAACCAACGAGCGAATTCACGTCTGCAACAACCTCATGGTGTCCTTTGACGGCATACCGTTGGTCAATATCAGGGCGCGGCAAAAGGAGCTTCGTTTTCTCGGCAACGGCTATTGGGTGAATGATGGGCGATTCGTTTTTAAGCAGGGCAACAAAACTTTTTCTTCGTTTGCCGACTGGCGCCGCGCAACGGGAATGGAAACGCTGCAGGGGCGGACAACCGCCGTCATTGCGGATCCCGGATTCGATCCGTACCGGATCGGCGAGACCGTCGGTTATCCGCGCCGTCTCTGCAACTTGAAAAGCTGCCGTCTGTCCGGCGACTCGCCGTTTTGTCGAGCCGGGCTGTCTTTTTTTGAGTTGAAAATATCTCCGGCGCCGTTCGACTTTTGGGGAACGCCCACTCCGGCAAATCTGCCGCCGAGCATCGGCGCCTGGCAGTGTCCGTAA